One Campylobacter sp. RM16189 DNA window includes the following coding sequences:
- a CDS encoding type II toxin-antitoxin system RelE/ParE family toxin produces MKVNFSKNALKELKKLDNSISIKILKKLKEIEGLDNPRDKGKPLIGNLSGLWRYRVGGYRLICKIKDHELIVLVLGVRNRSDAYDGEFD; encoded by the coding sequence ATGAAAGTAAATTTTAGTAAGAATGCATTAAAAGAGCTTAAGAAGTTAGATAATAGTATTAGCATTAAAATACTTAAAAAGCTAAAAGAGATAGAAGGCTTAGATAATCCTCGTGATAAAGGCAAGCCACTTATTGGAAATCTATCTGGTCTTTGGAGATATAGAGTCGGAGGATATAGACTAATATGCAAGATAAAAGATCATGAGCTTATAGTGCTTGTACTTGGTGTTAGAAACAGAAGCGATGCTTATGATGGTGAGTTTGAT